A window of Pirellulales bacterium contains these coding sequences:
- a CDS encoding FAD:protein FMN transferase produces MRARRRALRRRRVAGSGWVLLALCAATPVGCEAPPAAKGADAQRVVLEFGGLTMGTSYSVKCWSADPPLLADCDQVQAEADLVLAEVNRQMSTYDPESELSRFNRAGPGEWFPVSAATAEVVAAAIEIHDRTEGALDVTIAPVLRLWRFGAGTDDSIGDAQAPAVADLKRVRRVVGVDKIEVRREPPGLRKSIPGVEIDLSSIAKGYGVDAVAGRLGELGFEHVMVEIGGEVRAAGERPSGGPWRIGVESPEVDRRALAETVPMHDVAMATSGDYRNYRQADGRQVAHIIDPRTGEALPFRGISVTVLAPTCMEADGLATALVVLGDARAYDWCDEHDVAALFQTRREEGPPLRRATAAYERLLGGPVQAANRESADINP; encoded by the coding sequence GTGCGAGCTCGACGCAGAGCATTACGAAGACGACGCGTCGCCGGCAGCGGATGGGTCCTGCTCGCGCTGTGCGCCGCTACGCCGGTCGGGTGCGAGGCGCCGCCGGCCGCGAAAGGCGCCGACGCACAGCGCGTCGTGCTCGAGTTCGGCGGCCTCACGATGGGCACCAGCTACAGCGTGAAGTGCTGGTCGGCCGACCCTCCGCTGCTTGCCGACTGCGACCAGGTGCAAGCCGAGGCGGATCTCGTGCTGGCCGAGGTCAATCGACAAATGTCGACCTACGACCCCGAGTCGGAGTTGAGCCGCTTCAACCGCGCGGGGCCCGGCGAGTGGTTCCCGGTCTCCGCGGCGACGGCCGAGGTGGTCGCCGCGGCGATCGAGATTCACGATCGGACCGAAGGGGCGCTCGACGTTACGATCGCACCGGTGCTGAGGCTGTGGCGCTTCGGCGCAGGGACGGACGATTCCATCGGCGACGCCCAGGCGCCGGCCGTCGCGGATCTGAAGAGGGTGCGGCGCGTCGTCGGGGTCGACAAGATCGAAGTTCGCCGCGAACCGCCGGGCCTCCGCAAGTCGATCCCGGGGGTCGAGATCGATCTTTCCTCGATTGCCAAGGGGTACGGCGTCGACGCCGTCGCAGGCCGACTTGGCGAGTTGGGATTTGAACACGTGATGGTCGAGATCGGAGGCGAAGTCCGTGCCGCCGGCGAACGGCCGAGCGGCGGACCGTGGCGAATTGGCGTCGAGAGTCCCGAAGTCGATCGTCGCGCTCTCGCCGAGACGGTTCCGATGCACGACGTCGCGATGGCCACCTCCGGGGATTACCGGAATTACCGGCAAGCCGACGGAAGACAGGTCGCTCACATCATCGATCCGCGTACCGGCGAAGCGCTGCCGTTCCGCGGGATCAGCGTGACGGTTCTCGCGCCGACCTGCATGGAAGCCGACGGACTGGCTACGGCGCTGGTGGTCTTGGGCGACGCGCGCGCGTACGATTGGTGCGACGAGCACGACGTGGCGGCGTTGTTCCAGACGCGCCGCGAGGAAGGACCGCCCCTTCGCCGCGCAACCGCGGCGTACGAGCGCCTGCTCGGCGGTCCCGTGCAGGCGGCGAATCGCGAATCCGCCGACATCAACCCTTGA
- the nqrE gene encoding NADH:ubiquinone reductase (Na(+)-transporting) subunit E, with translation MQHYLTIFMKAVFVENLALAFFLGMCTFLGVSKSVKTALGLGGAVIAVMTITIPLNNLLLNYLLKSGALTWAGTGFAKVDLTFLSLITFIGTIAAIVQILEMTLDKFFPRLYNELGIFLPLITVNCAILGGSLFMQERDYTFAESCVYGFGGGVGWALAIACMAGIREKLKYSDIPLGLRGLGSVFMISGLMALAFMSFGGM, from the coding sequence ATGCAACACTACCTGACAATCTTCATGAAGGCGGTGTTCGTCGAGAATCTCGCGCTTGCCTTCTTCCTCGGCATGTGCACGTTCCTCGGCGTGTCGAAGTCGGTGAAGACGGCCCTCGGGCTGGGGGGGGCGGTCATCGCCGTGATGACGATCACGATCCCGCTCAATAATCTGTTGCTCAACTACCTGCTGAAATCAGGTGCGTTGACCTGGGCGGGCACAGGATTCGCCAAGGTCGACCTGACGTTTCTGTCGTTGATCACGTTCATCGGCACGATCGCCGCGATCGTGCAGATATTGGAGATGACGCTCGATAAGTTCTTTCCGCGCCTGTACAACGAGCTCGGCATCTTCCTGCCGCTGATTACGGTCAACTGCGCGATCCTCGGCGGTTCGTTGTTCATGCAAGAGCGCGACTATACGTTCGCGGAGAGCTGCGTTTACGGATTCGGCGGCGGGGTCGGCTGGGCGTTGGCGATCGCCTGCATGGCGGGCATTCGCGAGAAACTGAAATACAGCGACATTCCCCTGGGCCTTCGCGGTCTGGGGAGCGTCTTCATGATCTCGGGACTTATGGCGCTTGCCTTCATGTCGTTCGGCGGCATGTGA
- a CDS encoding sulfotransferase, with protein MRRLLHKYVPAHFRNPVRLAARLAATRDPAALFAMGAAVAGMVATPLDLAMTPWERRQYAKAPATTGPLLFICGAPRSGTTLVYQTLVNALPVAPFTNVVQIFPRSPLVATKMLQRWGMKPSATYRNFYGRTAGLSGLNDALPLWDRFLGDDRSRDPEPITPQVAARMRRFFAAWSVAFGLPVASKCNRVVVAAADLAQALPEAIFICLEREPLPHAFSLLEARRMIHGDERVPYGQAPERSWNAEHPAASVACQVQYYQELVRRQLALVGPERFWVQSYEEFCRNPDALVRQAATALFPAGRATDLPPVLPHEPRRGSRPNSALAARMERELAALGLLDSRGESISKQSHACA; from the coding sequence ATGCGTCGCTTGCTTCATAAATACGTTCCCGCGCACTTCCGCAATCCGGTCCGGCTGGCGGCGCGGCTGGCGGCAACACGCGACCCGGCGGCCTTGTTCGCCATGGGCGCCGCGGTCGCGGGAATGGTTGCGACTCCGCTCGATCTGGCGATGACCCCCTGGGAGCGACGGCAGTATGCCAAGGCGCCCGCGACCACCGGGCCGTTGTTGTTCATTTGCGGCGCCCCGCGCTCGGGAACGACGCTGGTCTACCAAACGCTCGTGAACGCCCTGCCGGTCGCCCCGTTCACAAACGTCGTGCAGATCTTCCCTCGCTCCCCGCTCGTGGCGACGAAGATGTTGCAACGCTGGGGGATGAAGCCGTCGGCCACGTACCGCAATTTCTACGGCCGAACTGCCGGATTGTCCGGGCTCAACGATGCCCTGCCGCTGTGGGACCGATTCCTCGGCGACGACCGCAGCCGCGATCCGGAACCGATCACCCCGCAGGTCGCCGCGCGGATGAGGCGGTTCTTTGCCGCGTGGAGTGTCGCGTTCGGGCTTCCCGTCGCGTCGAAATGCAACCGCGTCGTCGTCGCCGCCGCAGACCTCGCTCAGGCGTTGCCTGAAGCGATCTTCATCTGCCTCGAGCGCGAACCGCTGCCGCACGCTTTTTCGCTGCTCGAGGCGCGGCGGATGATCCACGGCGACGAACGCGTCCCGTACGGCCAAGCCCCCGAGCGGTCGTGGAACGCCGAGCATCCGGCCGCCAGCGTCGCCTGTCAGGTGCAATACTACCAGGAGCTCGTCCGCCGCCAACTTGCACTGGTCGGCCCCGAGCGGTTCTGGGTCCAGTCGTACGAGGAGTTCTGTCGGAATCCCGACGCGCTGGTGCGCCAGGCCGCTACGGCGCTGTTTCCCGCCGGGCGGGCGACCGACCTGCCGCCTGTTTTGCCGCACGAACCTCGCCGCGGCTCTCGCCCAAACTCCGCTCTTGCGGCTAGAATGGAGAGAGAACTGGCGGCCCTCGGCCTGCTCGACTCGCGCGGGGAGAGCATTTCCAAGCAATCCCATGCGTGCGCGTAG
- a CDS encoding Na(+)-translocating NADH-quinone reductase subunit C has translation MQRDSAQYTLLMAAALCAVCSVFVAGSAVMLRPIQEANSELDRQKNVLLAAHLVSAKDATAAKIKETFEGQVERELIDLTTGKATTPEQAGVGDDFDPAAAANDSKLGETIPAADDVAGIKRRAKYAWVYKVKNDAGQLQQIVLPIYGKGLWSTVYGFLAVKSDGTTVSGITFYKHGETPGLGGEVENPKWQALWVDKTIYVGDDVKLAVAKGAAATTGDAAKHEVDGLSGATITSRGVSNMIQYWLGPQGFGPYLQSLAGGSGSNSDG, from the coding sequence ATGCAGCGGGATAGCGCCCAATACACGCTTCTCATGGCGGCTGCGCTGTGCGCCGTTTGTTCGGTGTTCGTCGCCGGGTCGGCGGTCATGCTGCGCCCGATTCAGGAGGCGAACAGCGAACTTGATCGCCAGAAGAACGTCCTCTTGGCCGCGCACTTGGTGTCGGCTAAGGACGCGACTGCCGCAAAGATCAAGGAGACGTTCGAGGGACAAGTCGAGCGTGAGTTGATCGATCTCACGACCGGCAAGGCGACGACGCCCGAGCAGGCCGGGGTCGGCGACGACTTCGACCCGGCCGCCGCGGCGAACGACTCCAAGCTCGGCGAGACGATCCCCGCCGCGGACGACGTGGCCGGGATCAAGCGTCGGGCCAAGTACGCCTGGGTCTACAAAGTGAAGAACGACGCGGGCCAGTTGCAGCAGATCGTGCTGCCGATCTACGGCAAGGGTCTGTGGTCGACGGTGTACGGTTTTCTGGCAGTGAAGTCCGACGGCACGACCGTCAGCGGCATCACCTTCTATAAGCACGGCGAAACCCCAGGCCTGGGGGGCGAGGTCGAAAACCCCAAGTGGCAGGCCCTGTGGGTCGATAAGACGATCTACGTCGGCGACGACGTCAAACTGGCGGTCGCCAAAGGCGCCGCGGCCACGACGGGCGACGCGGCCAAGCACGAGGTCGACGGGCTCTCCGGCGCCACGATCACCTCGCGCGGCGTCTCGAACATGATTCAGTACTGGCTCGGGCCGCAAGGGTTCGGACCGTATCTGCAAAGCCTTGCCGGGGGTTCAGGGAGCAATTCCGATGGCTAA
- the nqrM gene encoding (Na+)-NQR maturation NqrM, whose protein sequence is MWLTILITVGVFILALTGMAIGVILSDRRIKGSCGGMANLRDEHGRPMCEGCTNPSPDCTGSPDERVAAGCDEEKS, encoded by the coding sequence ATGTGGCTTACAATTCTTATCACCGTGGGCGTGTTCATCCTGGCTCTGACGGGGATGGCGATCGGCGTCATTTTGAGCGATCGTCGCATCAAAGGGAGCTGCGGAGGAATGGCCAATCTGCGCGACGAGCACGGCCGGCCGATGTGCGAGGGATGCACGAATCCGTCGCCAGATTGCACCGGCTCGCCTGACGAGCGCGTTGCGGCCGGCTGCGACGAGGAGAAGTCGTGA
- a CDS encoding class I SAM-dependent methyltransferase: MPTGQVVCPLCHAAGSAVQWAEVHGLAVWDCKECSHRFAVAPCPAEHVAAIYDDAYFFGGGAGYADYLQSAAVLRRRGAYYARCMARHAKSGRILDVGAAAGYTLQAFVEAGWTGFGVEPNATMAAHARRESGVESLYGRLQEIPAGVEFDLVAMLQIVAHFADLQAEIRRAAAAVAPSGFLLVETWNHASFLARMQGRHWHEYNPPSVLHWFTPASLDRLMDSVDFEPIDGGRPRRQITGAHAKSLLAHVGRSSLLFRGAALGCRVIPDAWAIPYPSWDLFWRLYRRRQTQPYASTPAFDRTADNAG; this comes from the coding sequence ATGCCGACCGGCCAAGTCGTCTGCCCGCTGTGTCATGCCGCGGGATCGGCCGTGCAGTGGGCCGAAGTGCACGGCCTTGCCGTCTGGGACTGCAAAGAGTGCAGCCATCGCTTCGCCGTCGCCCCTTGTCCTGCCGAACACGTAGCGGCGATTTACGACGACGCCTACTTCTTCGGCGGCGGTGCGGGGTACGCCGACTATTTGCAGAGCGCCGCCGTGCTGCGGAGGCGGGGCGCCTATTACGCCCGCTGCATGGCCCGCCACGCAAAGTCGGGGCGAATCCTCGACGTCGGCGCGGCTGCCGGCTACACGCTGCAGGCGTTCGTCGAGGCCGGCTGGACCGGCTTCGGCGTTGAACCAAACGCGACGATGGCCGCTCACGCTCGCCGCGAGTCGGGAGTTGAGTCTCTCTACGGCCGCTTGCAGGAGATCCCCGCCGGCGTCGAGTTCGACCTTGTCGCCATGCTGCAGATCGTAGCCCACTTCGCCGATTTGCAGGCGGAGATCCGCCGCGCCGCTGCAGCCGTCGCCCCGAGCGGGTTCCTTCTCGTCGAAACGTGGAATCACGCCAGTTTCCTCGCCCGCATGCAGGGACGTCACTGGCACGAATACAATCCCCCCAGCGTGCTGCATTGGTTCACTCCCGCGAGCCTCGATCGTCTGATGGATTCCGTCGACTTTGAGCCGATCGACGGCGGTCGCCCCCGCCGGCAAATCACCGGGGCGCATGCGAAGTCGCTGCTGGCTCACGTCGGCCGATCCTCGCTGCTGTTCCGCGGCGCTGCGCTGGGCTGCCGTGTCATTCCCGACGCATGGGCGATCCCGTATCCCAGTTGGGACCTGTTCTGGCGTCTCTATCGCCGCCGCCAGACGCAGCCGTACGCTTCGACTCCCGCCTTCGACCGCACAGCAGACAACGCCGGATGA
- a CDS encoding polysaccharide deacetylase family protein has protein sequence MPKPLASLSLDLDNRWSYMKTHGDEGWESHPSYLDVVVPRVLEMLRARELSITFFVVGQDAVLPENQPVLRSIAAAGHELGNHSFHHEPWLHLYTPEQVAEELRSAEEAILLATGERPVGFRGPGFSFSDDVLRTLVARGYVYDASTFPTFLGPLARLYYFLTARLSHDQQQERKELFGKFREGFRPLRPYLWSGPGKGLVEIPVTTMPVLKLPIHASYILYLARFSRLAARAYFSFALGLCRAFRVQPSILLHPLDFLGRDDGVGLEFFPAMDRDSAWKCELMAWIIDRLAAQYSIVTMREHAAAVLGMKQLKAAGESRPDSDAACIVGVHADD, from the coding sequence ATGCCTAAGCCCCTCGCCAGCCTGTCGCTCGACCTCGACAATCGCTGGTCCTACATGAAAACCCACGGCGACGAGGGCTGGGAGTCTCATCCCAGCTACCTCGACGTCGTCGTGCCGCGCGTGCTTGAGATGCTGCGCGCGCGTGAGCTGTCGATCACCTTCTTCGTCGTGGGGCAGGACGCCGTGCTGCCGGAGAACCAGCCCGTGCTCCGCTCGATCGCCGCCGCCGGCCACGAACTCGGCAATCACTCGTTCCATCACGAGCCTTGGCTTCACCTGTACACGCCTGAACAAGTCGCCGAAGAACTCCGCTCCGCCGAGGAGGCGATCCTGTTGGCGACTGGCGAGCGGCCCGTCGGGTTCCGCGGGCCGGGCTTCAGCTTTTCCGACGACGTGTTGCGAACGCTCGTCGCTCGCGGTTACGTGTACGACGCCTCGACGTTTCCTACGTTTCTCGGACCGCTGGCGCGGCTCTACTACTTTCTTACGGCCCGGCTCTCGCACGACCAGCAGCAAGAGCGAAAGGAACTGTTCGGCAAATTCCGCGAAGGTTTTCGCCCCTTGCGGCCGTACCTATGGTCCGGCCCCGGCAAGGGCCTCGTCGAAATCCCCGTGACGACGATGCCGGTGCTCAAGCTGCCGATTCACGCCAGCTATATCCTGTATCTGGCTCGCTTCTCGCGATTGGCGGCGCGGGCTTACTTCTCGTTTGCGCTGGGATTGTGCCGCGCATTTCGCGTGCAGCCGTCGATCCTGCTCCACCCGCTCGATTTTCTCGGCCGCGACGACGGCGTCGGGCTCGAGTTCTTCCCCGCGATGGATCGCGACTCCGCCTGGAAGTGCGAGTTGATGGCGTGGATCATCGATCGTCTCGCCGCTCAGTACTCGATCGTCACGATGCGCGAGCATGCAGCCGCCGTGCTCGGGATGAAGCAACTTAAGGCTGCCGGCGAGTCGCGCCCCGATAGCGACGCCGCCTGCATCGTCGGCGTCCACGCCGACGACTGA
- a CDS encoding NADH:ubiquinone reductase (Na(+)-transporting) subunit D: MAKQSARDVLVEPVFDKNPIALQVLGICSALAVTSQLQTAFVMAVSVTLVTGLSSAAVSAIRKFIPSSIRIIVQMTVIASLVIVVDQILKAYAFNISKQLSVFVGLIITNCIVMGRAEGYAMKNPPNMSFWDGIGNGLGYSLILLIVGVVRELFGSGSLWGVTLLPKAADGGWYVPNGLLLLPPSAFFLIGLIIWAIRTWKPAQVEREG; the protein is encoded by the coding sequence ATGGCTAAACAATCGGCCCGTGACGTCCTCGTCGAGCCGGTGTTCGACAAGAACCCGATCGCTCTGCAAGTGCTTGGCATCTGCTCGGCCCTGGCCGTGACGAGCCAGTTGCAAACGGCGTTCGTCATGGCGGTGTCGGTGACGCTGGTCACCGGTCTGTCGAGCGCGGCAGTGAGCGCGATCCGCAAGTTCATTCCCAGCAGCATTCGCATTATCGTTCAGATGACGGTCATCGCTTCGTTGGTGATCGTCGTCGACCAAATCCTCAAGGCCTACGCCTTCAACATCAGCAAGCAGTTGTCGGTGTTCGTCGGACTGATCATCACCAATTGCATCGTCATGGGTCGGGCCGAGGGGTACGCCATGAAGAATCCTCCCAACATGAGCTTCTGGGACGGCATCGGCAACGGGCTCGGCTACAGCCTGATTCTGCTAATCGTCGGGGTGGTTCGCGAACTGTTCGGCAGCGGCTCGTTGTGGGGAGTCACTCTGCTGCCCAAGGCGGCCGACGGCGGTTGGTACGTTCCCAACGGCCTGCTGTTGTTGCCCCCCAGCGCGTTCTTTCTGATCGGGCTGATCATTTGGGCGATTCGGACTTGGAAACCGGCTCAAGTCGAGCGGGAGGGTTAA
- a CDS encoding NAD(P)/FAD-dependent oxidoreductase, whose product MLGLTLAHRLAKRGCRVTLFEAAPGIGGLAAAWQVGDLAWDVHYHVTLLSDLRLRALLDDLGLADELQWVETKTGFYTDGRFYSMSNSWEFLRFPPLGFLDKIRLGATIMTASRRRQWRPLEQVRVADWLRKWSGRRTFEKIWQPLLLAKLGPSYERTSAVFIWATIARMYGARQAGLKKEMFGYVRGGYARVLQRFAERLAELGVDVRTDSPVTDAAGDDSGVSITTPGGTERFDRVVLTTPAPHVLRACPQLSGDERRKHQGIEYLGVLCASVVLKRPLAGYYVTNITDPGFPFTAVIEMTALVDPAELAGRHLAYLPRYAAADDEAWGWSDEEIQTRFLAGLRRMYPDLTDDDVVAFRVSRAPHVMALPTLGYSTRLPQFATGVPHVYAVNSSHIVKGTLNVNEIITLADSALATIEMQGQLPAENPNELAYAH is encoded by the coding sequence ATGCTCGGGCTGACGCTCGCCCATCGACTGGCCAAGCGCGGCTGTCGAGTGACGCTGTTCGAGGCGGCCCCCGGTATCGGCGGCTTGGCCGCCGCATGGCAGGTGGGCGACCTCGCTTGGGACGTTCACTACCACGTCACGCTGCTATCCGACCTGCGGTTGCGAGCGCTGTTGGACGACCTGGGGCTCGCCGACGAGCTTCAGTGGGTCGAGACGAAGACCGGGTTCTATACCGACGGCCGGTTCTACTCGATGTCGAACTCATGGGAATTCCTCCGCTTCCCGCCGTTGGGGTTTCTCGACAAGATCCGGCTCGGCGCCACGATTATGACCGCCTCGCGCCGCCGCCAGTGGCGCCCGCTCGAGCAAGTCCGCGTCGCTGATTGGCTCCGAAAATGGTCCGGACGTCGCACCTTTGAGAAGATTTGGCAGCCGCTGCTGCTGGCGAAGCTCGGCCCGTCGTACGAGCGAACTTCGGCCGTGTTTATCTGGGCGACAATCGCTCGGATGTACGGCGCCCGGCAGGCGGGGCTCAAGAAGGAGATGTTCGGCTACGTCCGCGGCGGTTACGCCCGCGTACTGCAGCGGTTCGCCGAGCGACTGGCCGAATTGGGCGTCGATGTCCGCACCGACTCGCCCGTGACCGATGCTGCAGGCGACGATAGCGGCGTCTCGATCACGACGCCCGGCGGGACCGAACGGTTCGATCGCGTCGTGTTGACCACTCCCGCGCCGCACGTGCTGCGCGCCTGCCCGCAACTGTCGGGCGACGAGCGCCGCAAGCATCAAGGGATCGAATATCTCGGCGTGCTGTGCGCTTCGGTCGTTCTTAAGCGACCGCTCGCCGGCTACTACGTGACGAACATTACTGACCCCGGCTTTCCATTCACTGCGGTGATTGAGATGACCGCGCTCGTCGACCCGGCCGAACTGGCGGGGCGCCATTTGGCCTACCTCCCCCGTTACGCCGCGGCCGACGACGAGGCATGGGGCTGGTCGGACGAGGAAATTCAGACCCGCTTCCTCGCCGGGCTGCGCCGCATGTACCCCGATCTGACGGACGACGACGTGGTCGCGTTCCGCGTCTCTCGGGCGCCGCACGTCATGGCTTTGCCGACGCTCGGCTACTCGACCCGCTTGCCGCAGTTCGCCACGGGCGTGCCGCACGTGTACGCCGTCAACTCGTCGCACATCGTCAAGGGGACCCTCAACGTCAACGAAATCATCACTCTTGCCGATTCGGCGCTCGCAACAATCGAGATGCAAGGACAATTGCCCGCCGAGAACCCGAACGAACTCGCCTACGCACATTGA
- the nqrF gene encoding NADH:ubiquinone reductase (Na(+)-transporting) subunit F, whose protein sequence is MSAFLQVLLAVAMFTGVVVALVVMILAARSKLVSAGDVTIEVNEQKTIKVPAGGKLLGALADAGIFVSSACGGGGTCAQCKVKVFSGGGDILPTEKSHINKRMEREGCRLSCQVAVKQDMKIEVPEEAFETKKWECEVISNHNVATFIKEFKLKLPEGEQVGFKPGGYIQIDIPPHEVAYKDFAIEDRFHGDWDKYNVWRYVSKVEQPVVRAYSMANYPGEKGIIMLNVRIASPPPRAPDGTPPGKASSYIFSRKPGDKVTISGPYGEFFIKETDAEMVYIGGGAGMAPLRSHIFELFKERKTNRKVSYWYGGRSKRELFYEEEFREIERDFPNFKFNIALSEPLPEDNWTGYVGFIHQVLHDHYLAKHPAPEDIEYYICGPPMMNAAVFKMLDDLGVEKDNIAYDDFGG, encoded by the coding sequence ATGTCCGCCTTTCTGCAAGTCTTGTTGGCCGTGGCCATGTTCACCGGCGTCGTCGTGGCGCTGGTGGTGATGATCCTTGCCGCCCGGTCCAAGCTCGTCTCTGCCGGCGACGTGACGATCGAAGTCAACGAGCAGAAGACGATCAAGGTCCCCGCGGGGGGAAAGCTGCTGGGGGCCCTGGCCGACGCGGGGATCTTCGTCTCCTCGGCTTGCGGCGGCGGCGGCACCTGCGCCCAATGCAAGGTGAAGGTCTTCTCCGGCGGGGGGGACATTCTGCCGACGGAGAAATCCCACATCAACAAACGGATGGAGCGCGAAGGGTGCCGCCTCTCGTGCCAAGTGGCCGTCAAGCAGGACATGAAGATCGAAGTCCCTGAAGAGGCCTTCGAGACGAAGAAGTGGGAATGCGAGGTGATCTCGAATCACAACGTCGCCACCTTCATCAAGGAATTCAAGCTCAAGTTGCCCGAGGGCGAGCAGGTCGGCTTCAAGCCGGGGGGATACATTCAGATCGACATCCCCCCGCACGAAGTGGCGTACAAAGACTTCGCCATCGAGGACCGCTTTCACGGCGACTGGGACAAGTACAACGTTTGGCGGTACGTGTCGAAGGTCGAGCAGCCGGTGGTTCGGGCGTATTCGATGGCGAACTACCCCGGCGAGAAGGGGATCATCATGCTCAACGTGCGGATCGCGAGCCCCCCGCCGCGGGCGCCCGACGGGACGCCCCCCGGCAAGGCGTCGTCCTACATCTTCAGCCGCAAGCCCGGCGACAAGGTGACGATTTCCGGACCGTACGGCGAGTTCTTCATCAAAGAGACCGACGCCGAAATGGTGTACATCGGCGGCGGCGCCGGCATGGCACCGCTCCGCAGCCACATCTTCGAGCTCTTCAAGGAGCGCAAAACGAATCGCAAGGTCTCGTATTGGTACGGCGGGCGCAGCAAACGCGAGTTGTTCTATGAGGAGGAGTTTCGCGAGATTGAACGCGACTTTCCCAACTTCAAGTTCAATATCGCCCTGTCCGAACCGCTGCCCGAGGACAACTGGACCGGATACGTCGGTTTCATCCACCAAGTGCTGCACGATCACTATCTTGCCAAGCACCCCGCGCCCGAGGACATCGAGTACTACATCTGCGGCCCGCCGATGATGAACGCGGCCGTGTTCAAAATGCTGGACGATCTGGGCGTCGAGAAGGATAACATCGCCTACGACGATTTCGGCGGCTGA
- a CDS encoding glycosyltransferase family 39 protein, translated as MAILVFAFALRAWRLHAVGFTADEVSELQSARKSIVSMLLDEDDDLFPPLYRPTAAMWNRLWGTELATRWLNVAYGVAATWFVWLAAVELLGDRRAVWPALLFATAPFHVHYCREGRAYALYVLFAAIAFWAALAVWRRGEPRHWIALTVASAAAVWTHYFAGPLVVVVWAWLAVATLRTSDWKPFVAAAGVLAILLAPTPLVLRRAMADHPDEHLTASFDKETYAYAYLVQSTGYTLGPSMLELRSIDAREGARQMLPWAIVIGLAWAVLVASGVTLLAGEASLWLLLTTFFVLVPLLGFGGNLVGVGFFYRYAAWLPIPYALLLGAGASRNPRPWIVACATATLLLVHGVAYYNRLFDARYAEEDFRAVAARLDELAFPDDPVIVASPYMAAALNYYRPADRAAASFPIFSQAAERRERDVAAFLAGVQPGQRYWIVSQWLPRTDVRRETRDATLRDLGARFRAELNQTEIYVATRE; from the coding sequence ATGGCGATCCTGGTCTTTGCGTTCGCGCTGCGAGCGTGGCGACTGCATGCCGTCGGCTTTACGGCCGACGAAGTCTCAGAACTCCAATCGGCCCGCAAGTCGATCGTTTCGATGCTGCTGGACGAGGACGACGACCTGTTTCCGCCGCTGTACCGTCCGACGGCCGCGATGTGGAACCGACTCTGGGGGACCGAATTGGCGACCCGGTGGCTCAACGTAGCGTACGGCGTCGCCGCGACCTGGTTCGTGTGGCTGGCAGCGGTCGAGCTCCTTGGCGACCGCCGCGCCGTCTGGCCTGCCTTATTGTTCGCGACCGCACCGTTTCACGTCCACTACTGTCGCGAAGGGCGAGCGTACGCGCTCTACGTACTCTTCGCGGCGATCGCCTTCTGGGCGGCGCTGGCCGTGTGGCGTCGGGGCGAGCCGCGGCACTGGATTGCCCTGACGGTCGCCTCCGCAGCGGCAGTATGGACCCACTACTTCGCGGGGCCGCTGGTGGTCGTCGTCTGGGCGTGGCTCGCGGTCGCAACGTTGCGGACCAGCGACTGGAAGCCGTTCGTCGCCGCGGCCGGGGTTCTCGCGATCCTCCTGGCGCCGACGCCGTTGGTGCTCCGCCGCGCGATGGCCGACCACCCCGACGAGCATCTCACCGCGTCATTCGACAAAGAAACGTACGCTTACGCCTACCTAGTTCAATCGACCGGCTACACGCTCGGCCCCTCGATGCTCGAACTGCGCTCGATTGACGCCCGCGAGGGGGCGCGCCAAATGCTCCCTTGGGCGATCGTGATCGGCCTGGCCTGGGCGGTGCTCGTCGCCAGCGGCGTGACGCTGCTCGCCGGCGAGGCGAGCCTCTGGCTGTTGCTGACGACCTTCTTCGTGCTCGTGCCCCTCCTCGGATTCGGGGGAAACCTCGTCGGAGTCGGCTTCTTCTACCGCTACGCCGCGTGGTTGCCGATTCCCTACGCCCTGCTGCTCGGCGCGGGCGCCTCACGCAACCCGCGTCCGTGGATCGTCGCCTGCGCCACGGCGACATTGCTGTTGGTGCACGGAGTCGCGTACTACAACCGGCTGTTTGACGCTCGGTACGCCGAAGAAGACTTCCGCGCCGTCGCCGCACGACTGGACGAACTCGCGTTCCCCGATGATCCGGTGATCGTCGCCTCTCCCTACATGGCAGCGGCGCTGAACTACTACAGGCCGGCCGACCGCGCCGCGGCGAGCTTCCCCATCTTCTCGCAGGCCGCCGAAAGGCGCGAGCGCGACGTCGCCGCATTTCTGGCCGGAGTTCAACCGGGCCAGCGCTACTGGATCGTCTCGCAATGGTTGCCTCGAACCGACGTCCGGCGGGAGACGCGCGACGCGACGCTCCGAGACCTCGGCGCCCGCTTTCGGGCCGAGCTCAATCAAACGGAAATCTACGTGGCGACGAGGGAGTGA